From a region of the Synechococcus sp. PCC 7502 genome:
- the coaE gene encoding dephospho-CoA kinase (Dephospho-CoA kinase (CoaE) performs the final step in coenzyme A biosynthesis.), whose protein sequence is MRQRVIGLTGGIATGKTVVAKYLSSHYQLPVLDADVFAREAITPSFLETLHDRYGSEIFHGNRTLNRKKLGEIIFSNPQDRVWLESQIHPFVRDHLKSEAQRHSPDPVVMVIPLLFEAGMQDLVTETWVVSCSSEQELKRLMERDQLDIQSAQLRINSQMPMAQKVAIADYVLDNSRTLSELFKQVDKLIGTNC, encoded by the coding sequence TTGAGGCAACGTGTTATTGGCTTAACAGGTGGAATTGCAACAGGTAAAACAGTTGTAGCTAAATATCTAAGTAGCCATTATCAACTACCAGTCCTAGATGCGGATGTATTTGCTAGGGAGGCAATTACTCCCTCTTTTTTAGAAACTTTGCATGATCGCTATGGCTCAGAGATTTTTCATGGCAATCGCACTCTTAATCGCAAGAAATTAGGAGAAATTATTTTTAGTAATCCTCAGGATCGAGTTTGGCTAGAAAGTCAAATTCACCCTTTTGTTCGTGATCACTTAAAGTCAGAGGCACAAAGACATAGTCCTGATCCAGTGGTTATGGTGATTCCATTGCTGTTTGAGGCAGGAATGCAAGACCTTGTCACAGAAACTTGGGTGGTAAGTTGTAGTTCAGAACAAGAACTAAAAAGACTGATGGAGCGAGATCAATTAGATATTCAATCTGCCCAGTTACGAATTAATAGCCAAATGCCGATGGCTCAAAAAGTAGCGATCGCAGATTATGTCTTAGATAACTCTAGGACTTTATCCGAATTATTTAAGCAAGTTGATAAGTTAATAGGCACTAACTGCTAG
- a CDS encoding helix-turn-helix domain-containing protein: protein MAGVYKLEISESEEELKHMLRVQKTTSDKERIQLLYLLKTKQASTIQTASTILGRHRVTLQDWLGNYRKGGLAGLLGHKPRTGRKQSIPQWAQKAMIKKLEEPEGFESYGQICQWLENQLGIKSNYKTVHHLVRYRLKARPKVTRPVSAGKSEEQVEAYKKTLPVI from the coding sequence ATGGCAGGAGTATATAAATTAGAGATCAGCGAAAGTGAAGAAGAGCTAAAACATATGCTGAGAGTGCAAAAGACCACATCAGATAAAGAAAGAATTCAACTGCTGTATCTGTTAAAAACAAAACAAGCAAGCACAATCCAGACAGCATCGACAATACTGGGACGGCATCGAGTTACATTGCAAGATTGGTTAGGGAATTATCGGAAAGGGGGATTAGCAGGACTATTAGGACATAAACCGAGAACAGGGCGAAAACAGAGTATTCCGCAATGGGCGCAGAAAGCAATGATAAAAAAGCTGGAAGAACCAGAAGGATTTGAAAGTTATGGGCAGATCTGCCAATGGTTAGAGAACCAATTAGGAATCAAATCAAACTATAAAACTGTGCATCATCTAGTCCGATATCGGCTGAAAGCCAGACCGAAAGTGACACGTCCAGTCAGTGCAGGAAAGTCAGAAGAGCAAGTAGAAGCATATAAAAAAACCTTGCCAGTAATATAA
- the pyrE gene encoding orotate phosphoribosyltransferase — protein MLAITEARTKLLDLICTLAYKSGNFILSSGQPSSYYINGKQVTLHPYGALWTGQILLSMLPQGVKAVAGLTLGADPLVSAVSVVSAYQDTPVSALIVRKQVKAHGTQAWIEGVVLPPNSEVVVLEDVVTTGSSAMLAVEKLKEAGYQVNLVLTLVDRLQGGAECFAAAGLDFKAVFTIAEIQDRAAQIA, from the coding sequence ATGCTTGCAATCACAGAAGCTAGAACTAAGCTGTTAGATTTAATCTGCACCCTTGCCTATAAAAGTGGTAATTTCATTCTTTCGTCAGGGCAGCCTAGCTCCTATTACATTAATGGCAAGCAGGTTACACTCCATCCCTATGGGGCATTGTGGACAGGTCAAATCTTGCTGTCTATGTTACCGCAGGGGGTTAAGGCTGTAGCTGGACTTACCCTTGGTGCTGATCCGCTTGTCAGTGCCGTTAGTGTAGTTTCGGCATATCAAGATACTCCAGTTTCGGCTTTAATTGTCCGTAAACAGGTAAAGGCGCATGGAACTCAGGCATGGATTGAAGGTGTGGTTCTACCGCCTAATTCTGAGGTTGTGGTATTAGAGGATGTCGTCACAACAGGAAGTTCAGCTATGCTTGCCGTAGAGAAACTTAAAGAAGCAGGCTATCAGGTAAACCTAGTATTAACTCTTGTCGATCGCTTACAAGGTGGGGCAGAGTGTTTTGCTGCAGCTGGCTTAGATTTTAAGGCAGTATTTACAATTGCCGAGATTCAAGATCGTGCGGCTCAAATTGCTTAG
- a CDS encoding ParA family protein: MNSSKILVVLNGKGGVGKTTTTINLAAMMAEKNSVLLVDADPQASATWWVEQSGKSMGFDLSQENNPELLGNLKSITGYDLIIVDTAPALSSKSLSSVVAIANYLILPTPPAPMDLTALIHTVKNVVAPSAISHRVLLTRVNPRGSAEAKDAQSTLSELGIPSFKTFIRAYKAHEKATLEGMPISQWRGRNARDAEADYRNVIAEILEDWRNL, from the coding sequence GTGAATTCATCCAAAATTTTAGTTGTCTTAAATGGTAAAGGCGGAGTTGGCAAAACCACAACAACCATTAACCTAGCCGCAATGATGGCTGAAAAAAATTCTGTACTTTTAGTTGATGCTGATCCCCAAGCTTCAGCAACCTGGTGGGTAGAGCAGAGTGGAAAAAGTATGGGATTCGATCTATCTCAGGAAAATAACCCCGAATTACTAGGAAATTTAAAGTCAATTACAGGTTATGACTTAATTATTGTGGATACTGCTCCTGCTTTGTCTTCTAAGTCTTTGTCGAGTGTCGTGGCGATCGCTAACTATTTGATTCTACCCACACCTCCTGCCCCTATGGATTTGACGGCATTAATTCATACTGTTAAAAATGTTGTTGCCCCTTCAGCAATTAGTCATCGAGTTTTATTAACTAGGGTAAATCCCCGTGGGTCGGCAGAGGCTAAAGATGCTCAATCAACCTTATCTGAATTAGGAATTCCATCTTTTAAAACTTTTATCCGTGCATATAAGGCACATGAAAAAGCTACACTAGAAGGAATGCCTATTTCCCAATGGCGCGGTAGAAATGCTCGTGACGCTGAGGCAGACTACAGAAATGTAATTGCTGAAATATTAGAAGATTGGAGAAACCTATGA
- a CDS encoding IS630 family transposase, producing the protein MIAWFGINIIGLNGKVRFFCQDETRIGLKTISGRKITARGVKPKGKVQWQFYLYGIVEPSTGESFFYEFTHLNSECFQVFLNLVSAHFPDSIIIMQVDQAGAHRAKRLKIPQNIILLFQPAHAPETNPIERVWQHFKLGLRWELPKDLDQLRVLMRERLEEMTQEVIAAIVGWDYILEALSVAAI; encoded by the coding sequence ATGATTGCATGGTTCGGCATTAATATAATCGGACTAAATGGCAAAGTGAGATTCTTTTGTCAAGATGAAACACGAATTGGGTTAAAGACAATCAGTGGAAGGAAGATCACAGCAAGAGGGGTTAAACCTAAGGGTAAAGTCCAGTGGCAGTTTTACCTCTATGGAATAGTAGAACCATCAACAGGGGAAAGCTTTTTCTATGAATTTACCCATCTAAATAGTGAATGCTTCCAAGTATTTCTGAACTTAGTAAGCGCACATTTCCCAGACAGCATAATCATTATGCAAGTGGATCAAGCAGGAGCACACAGAGCAAAACGGTTAAAGATTCCTCAGAATATTATTTTGCTATTTCAGCCTGCCCATGCACCTGAGACTAATCCCATTGAAAGAGTGTGGCAGCATTTCAAATTAGGGTTGAGGTGGGAATTACCAAAAGACCTTGATCAGTTACGGGTATTGATGCGGGAAAGGTTAGAAGAAATGACTCAGGAGGTAATTGCTGCGATTGTTGGTTGGGATTATATTTTAGAGGCTTTATCTGTAGCTGCTATTTAA
- a CDS encoding nitrate reductase associated protein: MAFFKFEADFVDSLRCIPMQVRLKLDTCGIKLKLSHWHHFSHAQRQRLIDLPCDRPTEINTYRQFLLDLIAQNTQDLQSLFIQVEPVWNDSDRIPLEVCQQAESLGISITLHQWIGLSRLQRFALVKLSRSHHENQNFLPALKEFELI; encoded by the coding sequence ATGGCGTTCTTTAAATTTGAAGCAGACTTTGTGGATTCCCTACGCTGTATTCCCATGCAGGTTAGGCTTAAGCTCGATACCTGTGGAATTAAGTTAAAGCTATCCCATTGGCATCATTTTAGCCATGCCCAACGGCAGCGATTAATAGACTTACCCTGCGATCGCCCCACAGAAATTAATACCTATCGCCAGTTTTTATTAGATTTAATTGCTCAAAATACTCAAGACTTACAATCCCTTTTCATTCAAGTTGAGCCAGTGTGGAATGATAGCGATCGCATCCCCTTAGAAGTTTGCCAACAGGCTGAATCCTTGGGAATATCAATCACCCTACATCAGTGGATAGGTCTTTCGAGGCTACAACGCTTTGCCCTTGTGAAACTGAGTCGTTCTCACCACGAAAACCAGAATTTTTTACCTGCTTTGAAGGAATTTGAACTGATTTAA